A window from Streptomyces sp. NBC_00299 encodes these proteins:
- a CDS encoding serine hydrolase domain-containing protein → MDRRKFLGVATTAAGVSLLPGNAAAADDRLPALVRRYLDQALAAGSPSVVCGVIQGRRTHVEGAGAAVGRSAPDGRTVFQLGSITKTLTATALARAVGAGATRLDAPLVLPARFPIPRKGTRRITLAHLATHTSGLPSLPPNLLAGADPYDPYAHYTLDDLATGLRCTQLSTEPGEVNAYSNLGFGLLGQALAFDDVDSMLRHRVAAPLGMVDTTTSLRPDMASRKAVGHFEGEVVPDWHDHVLSAAGTSMYSTADDMVRFLRSQLRPERSPLRDAIELTQRPRFTVDQNLRLGLGWHLSSLPGGQTMTWHNGGTGGFSTCAAFIRESGTAVVMMVNTFSQETETAARPVDALTFRLLGELGELGAA, encoded by the coding sequence ATGGACCGAAGGAAGTTTCTTGGCGTGGCGACGACGGCGGCAGGCGTGTCACTGCTGCCCGGCAACGCCGCAGCCGCCGACGACAGGCTGCCCGCGCTCGTCAGGCGGTACCTGGACCAGGCGCTGGCCGCCGGCAGTCCGAGTGTGGTCTGCGGGGTCATTCAGGGTCGGCGCACCCATGTCGAGGGCGCGGGTGCAGCGGTGGGGCGGTCGGCGCCGGACGGCAGGACGGTGTTCCAACTCGGCTCCATCACCAAGACGCTCACCGCCACGGCACTCGCACGCGCTGTGGGCGCGGGTGCAACCCGCCTCGACGCGCCGCTCGTGCTGCCCGCGCGGTTCCCCATCCCGCGCAAGGGCACTCGGCGGATCACCCTGGCCCACTTGGCGACCCACACCTCCGGTCTGCCCTCCCTGCCGCCGAACCTGCTCGCGGGGGCGGATCCGTACGACCCCTACGCGCACTACACGCTCGACGACCTGGCCACCGGACTTCGCTGCACGCAGCTGAGTACCGAGCCGGGCGAGGTGAACGCCTACTCGAACCTGGGGTTCGGACTGCTCGGCCAGGCGCTGGCGTTCGACGACGTCGACTCGATGTTGCGGCACCGGGTGGCGGCGCCGCTCGGCATGGTGGACACGACGACGTCCCTGCGACCGGACATGGCGTCCCGCAAGGCTGTTGGGCATTTCGAGGGAGAGGTCGTTCCTGACTGGCACGACCACGTCCTCAGCGCGGCCGGGACGTCGATGTACAGCACCGCTGATGACATGGTGCGCTTCCTGCGCTCCCAACTCCGGCCTGAGCGCTCGCCGTTGCGGGACGCGATCGAACTGACCCAGCGGCCCCGGTTCACGGTGGACCAGAACCTGCGGCTCGGCCTCGGCTGGCACCTGAGCTCGCTGCCCGGCGGCCAAACCATGACCTGGCACAACGGCGGCACCGGTGGATTCAGCACCTGCGCCGCGTTCATCCGGGAGAGCGGCACGGCGGTGGTGATGATGGTGAACACCTTCAGCCAGGAGACCGAGACCGCCGCCCGCCCGGTCGACGCCCTCACCTTCCGCCTGCTCGGCGAGCTCGGCGAGCTCGGCGCGGCCTGA
- the serC gene encoding phosphoserine transaminase produces the protein MAEIQIPADIKPADGRFGAGPSKVRTEALDALAATGTSLLGTSHRQAPVKNLVGQVREGISELFQLPDGYEVVLGNGGSTAFWDIATHGLIENKSQHLTFGEFSSKFAKAAKLAPWLAEPDVISADPGTHPEPVAAAGVDVYAFTHNETSTGVAMPIKRVAGADEGSLVLVDATSGAGGLPVDVSETDVYYFAPQKSFASDGGLWIGVFSPAAIERAERVHASGRHIPEFFSLPTAIDNSRKNQTYNTPALATLFMLNQQLEWINGQGGLDWAVRRTATSARTLYGWAEDIKYANPFVTDPAKRSAVIGTIDFTDEIDAAAVAKVLRANGIVDTEPYRKLGRNQLRVAMFPAIDPADVEALTKCVDYVIEKL, from the coding sequence GTGGCTGAGATCCAGATTCCCGCTGACATCAAGCCCGCCGACGGACGTTTCGGCGCGGGCCCCTCCAAGGTGCGGACGGAAGCGCTGGACGCGCTGGCCGCCACCGGAACCTCCCTGCTCGGCACCTCCCACCGCCAGGCCCCGGTCAAGAACCTGGTCGGCCAGGTACGCGAGGGCATCAGCGAGCTCTTCCAGCTCCCCGACGGCTACGAGGTCGTCCTCGGCAACGGCGGCTCGACCGCCTTCTGGGACATCGCGACGCACGGCCTGATCGAGAACAAGTCGCAGCACCTCACCTTCGGTGAGTTCAGCTCCAAGTTCGCCAAGGCCGCCAAGCTCGCTCCCTGGCTCGCCGAGCCGGACGTCATCTCCGCCGACCCCGGCACGCACCCGGAGCCGGTCGCCGCGGCGGGCGTCGACGTCTACGCCTTCACCCACAACGAGACCTCGACCGGCGTCGCCATGCCGATCAAGCGCGTGGCGGGTGCCGACGAGGGCTCGCTGGTCCTGGTCGACGCCACCTCGGGCGCCGGTGGCCTCCCGGTGGACGTGTCCGAGACGGACGTCTACTACTTCGCCCCGCAGAAGTCCTTCGCCTCCGACGGCGGCCTGTGGATCGGCGTCTTCTCCCCGGCCGCGATCGAGCGCGCAGAGCGCGTCCACGCCTCCGGCCGCCACATCCCGGAGTTCTTCTCGCTGCCCACGGCGATCGACAACTCCCGCAAGAACCAGACGTACAACACCCCGGCCCTGGCCACCCTCTTCATGCTCAACCAGCAGCTGGAGTGGATCAACGGCCAGGGCGGCCTGGACTGGGCCGTCCGCCGCACCGCCACCTCCGCCCGCACCCTGTACGGCTGGGCCGAGGACATCAAGTACGCCAACCCGTTCGTCACCGACCCGGCCAAGCGCTCGGCGGTCATCGGCACGATCGACTTCACGGACGAGATCGACGCCGCCGCCGTCGCCAAGGTCCTGCGCGCCAACGGCATCGTCGACACCGAGCCCTACCGCAAGCTCGGCCGCAACCAGCTCCGCGTCGCGATGTTCCCGGCGATCGACCCGGCCGACGTCGAGGCCCTGACGAAGTGCGTCGACTACGTCATCGAGAAGCTGTAG